A window from Salinigranum halophilum encodes these proteins:
- a CDS encoding flippase produces MSLQKKLSSDVLVTVLVRLGTRFQGLIFIPLIGKLLGLAAYGAYVQIIAITGLLATVLDLGLHSALIRYGQEESQDVADLYYSLTAFAVACGSLAAILLMTFSTSLSELTLGNRQYAEALLIGSTLVPLKVFSGMARNYFRMEMNTKIYSVIEAIRSYASIGAVALVILYLNWELEGVMTVLVAIELALGVGIQYLIGRKIGYTIPSFQELERCLRYSIPLTGSMIASELAAQADKIIVGSFLGASAVGIYSISYSIANFISIYSSSAYTSLFPEISRLLENGERERCGNIVQTSVRYYIVIAVPSAIGIYLVGPTVIRLISTPEAAGPANALVPIVGLGIILLGLERLYELIPVADEDTVVISKIKGVAAVTNILMNVALVPVYGITGAAVATVLSYGASSVLVYRESNIRVKTRFPLVSTVKTAAASAVMFVVLYSLLNRNLLPSLVVGPLVYFVVMIAIDGIELAELTEVI; encoded by the coding sequence ATGAGTCTACAAAAGAAGTTATCTTCTGACGTCCTCGTCACGGTCTTGGTCCGACTGGGGACACGCTTTCAAGGACTAATCTTCATCCCTCTTATCGGCAAGCTTCTGGGCCTCGCTGCCTATGGCGCGTACGTACAGATAATCGCGATTACAGGGTTGCTTGCGACCGTCCTTGACCTCGGACTCCACTCCGCTCTCATCCGATACGGTCAAGAGGAGTCACAGGACGTTGCGGACCTATACTATTCGCTGACAGCGTTCGCAGTCGCGTGTGGGAGTCTCGCTGCGATTCTCCTCATGACTTTCTCGACCTCGCTGTCGGAGCTAACCTTAGGGAATCGCCAATACGCGGAGGCACTGTTAATCGGCTCGACACTCGTCCCGCTCAAGGTGTTCTCCGGGATGGCTCGAAACTACTTCCGGATGGAAATGAACACCAAAATCTACTCTGTAATCGAGGCGATTCGTTCGTATGCTTCGATCGGGGCCGTTGCTCTAGTCATTCTCTACCTGAATTGGGAGCTAGAAGGAGTCATGACCGTTCTAGTGGCGATCGAGTTGGCCCTCGGAGTCGGGATACAGTATCTCATCGGACGGAAGATCGGATACACGATTCCGAGCTTTCAGGAGTTGGAACGGTGTCTCCGCTATTCGATTCCGCTCACAGGGTCGATGATTGCGAGCGAATTGGCCGCACAGGCGGACAAGATCATCGTCGGGTCCTTCCTCGGTGCCTCCGCTGTCGGGATCTATTCGATTTCGTATTCGATTGCCAACTTCATCTCGATTTACAGTTCCTCGGCGTACACCTCGCTCTTCCCCGAGATCAGTCGACTGCTCGAAAACGGAGAACGTGAAAGGTGTGGGAACATTGTCCAAACCAGCGTTCGTTATTATATCGTCATCGCGGTTCCGTCCGCAATCGGCATCTACCTCGTCGGTCCTACCGTAATCAGGCTTATTTCGACACCCGAAGCCGCCGGGCCCGCGAACGCGCTCGTCCCGATTGTTGGACTTGGTATCATCCTCCTCGGACTAGAACGGTTATACGAACTGATTCCCGTCGCCGACGAAGATACCGTGGTCATCTCGAAGATCAAGGGTGTCGCAGCCGTCACGAATATACTAATGAACGTTGCCCTCGTCCCCGTGTACGGTATCACCGGTGCAGCGGTGGCCACCGTTCTCTCGTACGGTGCCAGCTCTGTTCTCGTGTATCGAGAATCTAATATCCGGGTAAAAACTCGTTTTCCCCTGGTTTCGACCGTTAAAACGGCCGCTGCATCGGCCGTCATGTTCGTTGTACTTTATTCGCTCTTGAATCGGAATCTACTCCCCTCCCTCGTGGTGGGTCCACTGGTGTACTTCGTAGTGATGATCGCTA